A single genomic interval of Rhododendron vialii isolate Sample 1 chromosome 3a, ASM3025357v1 harbors:
- the LOC131321082 gene encoding uncharacterized protein LOC131321082, translated as MGQTKDSKASHHEQNLNGYSSHPCKSKFNAGGNQSPYYPFSVFFDNLSGKKVPSHSLTIHPSSNNYSKTSKSKKQKATFLFPLSTFEQVGMRKEKNSNMKGVTGRFLRKLKSISSITSLRQGVVFHAEKGSAEENCYNPKEPFPGRISLSERLKNEGQDEETDAPFYDCWKEIISKENAEIPILIPSPADDCEADRLQVGSERVIQKAEESEEFPTLSDWKENFPPGGNERVTQKADEEGEEFPTLLDFEENCPPEGNERVILYTTSLKGIRKTFEDCNSVKFLLESFKVVYFERDISMHSEFREELWRVMGSRVLPPRLFIKGRHIGGAEEVVRLHEQGRLRRLFRGIPVNLSGCPCGGCGGVRFVVCSRCNGSRKVIPNEPTGEWTWIRCLECNDNGLIKCPICC; from the exons ATGGGACAGACAAAGGATTCAAAGGCATCCCACCACGAGCAAAATCTTAATGGTTACTCCAGCCACCCATGTAAAAGTAAATTCAACGCTGGTGGAAATCAATCACCGTACTACCcgttttctgtgttttttgaTAACTTGAG TGGAAAAAAGGTGCCATCCCACAGCCTAACCATCCATCCATCCAGCAATAATTACTCAAAAACTTCTAAAAGCAAGAAGCAGAAAGCCACTTTCCTGTTTCCACTTTCCACTTTCGAGCAAGTTGGAATGAGAAAAGA AAAGAACTCAAATATGAAAGGCGTGACGGGACGATTCCTAAGGAAACTAAAATCCATTTCCTCAATCACTTCTCTCAGACAAGGAGTAGTTTTCCATGCTGAAAAAGGGTCAGCAGAGGAGAATTGCTACAACCCGAAAGAGCCTTTTCCCGGAAGAATCAGCCTATCCGAACGGTTGAAGAATGAAGGCCAAGATGAGGAAACTGATGCTCCTTTCTATGACTGTTGGAAAGAGATTATTTCCAAGGAGAATGCAGAGATTCCAATTCTAATTCCATCGCCTGCAGATGATTGTGAAGCGGATCGTCTACAGGTAGGAAGCGAACGAGTCATTCAGAAGGCTGAGGAGAGCGAAGAGTTTCCGACATTGTCGGATTGGAAAGAGAATTTTCCACCAGGAGGAAATGAACGAGTCACTCAAAAAGCCGACGAGGAGGGTGAAGAATTTCCGACACTGTTGGATTTCGAGGAGAATTGTCCACCAGAGGGAAATGAACGAGTCATTTTGTACACGACAAGCCTGAAGGGGATTAGAAAAACGTTCGAGGATTGCAATAGCGTCAAGTTCTTATTGGAAAGCTTTAAAGTTGTCTACTTCGAAAGAGATATTTCGATGCACTCGGAGTTTAGGGAGGAACTGTGGCGGGTCATGGGCAGCAGGGTGCTCCCACCGCGGCTTTTCATCAAGGGAAGACACATTGGAGGGGCGGAGGAGGTGGTGCGATTGCACGAACAAGGGCGGCTGAGGAGACTCTTCCGAGGGATTCCGGTGAACTTATCCGGCTGCCCTTGTGGTGGGTGCGGTGGGGTGAGATTTGTGGTGTGTTCCAGATGCAACGGTAGTCGGAAAGTGATTCCGAACGAGCCGACCGGTGAATGGACATGGATTAGGTGTCTAGAGTGCAATGACAATGGATTGATTAAGTGCCCAATTTGCTGCTGA